A segment of the Hemicordylus capensis ecotype Gifberg chromosome 6, rHemCap1.1.pri, whole genome shotgun sequence genome:
GGTCAAGGCCGTGGCAGCCGCCAGGGGCCCGAAATCTGCCCCcacggctgctgctggtgcttccCCTGGCAGGCTGCGATGCAACGGAGAGCAGAAAGTGCTGGGGGTAAGGGGCGTGGGGTGCGGGTGGGGTCCTGGGCTgagcgggagggaggggaggcgggGGCATCGCCAGGTCCCCAGTGGCGGGGGGACAAAGTTAGGCAGGGGGCACCCACTGCCCATGTTTTGTGCACGCCccccccagtcccaagccatgccccccgcgtctgatgtcagaggcaagggggtggggcaccCAAACCCTCCCCTCCCCGTCTCTTGAACTCACCGTTCAGCGAACCTTTTGGGTGGGTGGCCGCAGTAGTGCTGGCTCAATGGCATGGATCGGGGCTGGGAGCAGGGATGCCGTCCTCTGTCCCGGGACAGCGGTGGATTGGGGCCGGGCAGCCCTCCCTCTGGCAGTTCCCGCAtggcggccaggccagggggcagggcagtggTGAGAGAGGAGGAAGTGCAGGGGAAGCGCCACATGGCCCAGCAGCGCCTGGAGGCAGCCctgtgggccccctgaccctccaggcgGGGGACATTGGTCCCCCCTTGTCCACTGGCTGCTACGCCCCTGGCGGGGGGAGGCGCTGTACAGCTGGGGGTGGTGAAGAGGGGCTTGACTTCCTCGCAGGCAGGCGTGTGGCTCCATCCGCGGGCATTGGCCTCGGTCTCTTTTGCCTTGCAGGGGGCCCAGATCCTGCTCGGGCTCGTGTGCATCAGCCTTGGGGTGGTCGTGAGCCTGCAAAACCGCTACATTAGGGCAGTCCAGACAGGTGCCCCTTTCTGGATGGGGAGTCTGGTGAGTCATGGGCATCTGAAGGGGGCACCCGTGGCCCAGAAGGGGtggcgtgtgtggggggggtcgcCTTGGAGCACCCTGGGGAGCAGCCagacctcctcctccagccctccCTCGCTCAGAGAGGGAGCGCTTCCTGAGCCTTTTGCCCAGTCTGCAGCGTGTGGAAGGCTGggggctctggggaggggaggctgaggcGGGATCACGGTGCAGGCGTGTGGGGTGCGGATCACCAACCCACTGCGAAAAGTAGTTGCTTGTAAGCATCGGAGCccgtctcctgctgctgcttccttggaTGCTGGCGAGAACCTTCCTTGGAGGGGAATTGGGGCCCTCCTCCCCCGAGAGTCTGCCCAGTGGACCCCAGTGTGTGAGCAGTGCAGTCCCAGGAGGGGCCCAAGGCCCTGGGCTGGGGACTGAAAGCCATATGAGggcctgggggggggaggttggagCCCTCCACTCGGCCTGCCTTCATTCACGCTGCCGCTGCCGTTTCTTTCCAGTTCATCATATCCGGCACCTTCTCCGTGGTGGGCGAGAGACGCAGAGGCTTCTGGGTAAGTGAGGGGCGCCATGGGGAGCGGGGAGCACTTGCTTTGAGCAAGGAGGGAGGGGCGTTTCCGTTGCACCAGCCCTGCCTTCCCACCTGGAAACCTGCTTGACCTGATcgctcactcccccaccccacaaaaaaggcAGGAGGCTGGTGGGTCCATGACTGCCCTCCTCGGgatgctccccccccgccctccgccTGCTGTTCCCTGTGTTATGCATGCCCCTCCTTCCCCTTCGCAGGTCTTTGTGGCCACCGTCTTCAACCTGGCCAGCCTCGTGGCTAGTTctgtggccctggcagaaggtgtGGCGGAGGTCCCAAGTCCGTATTCCCAGCCCTTTAATGTTGACTACCTGTGCAAGAAGCAAAGGCCGGCCCGGCCCTGGTGGGCTACtcccgccccccccagccccagccccgtCTATGACTGGAGAGCGGCCGAGTGCAAGCAAACGCTGGCGAACCTCATGGTGAGTGAGGTCATCCTCTCCTGAGCCCCTCCCAGCCAGgcctggggggccactgtggggaacaggctgctggactagagaggcctccttggccccgatccagcagggctgctctgagggATTCCTGGAGCTCCGAAGGGAGAGGATTGGGGAGAGTTAgaggagggggctgggggttCCAGGTTGTGCTGTGCAGCCTCCTGGGAAGTGGGGAGTCGGGCTGCCCCTTGGATTTCCCTAGCGTCTGGTGCAGGAGGGGCTTCGAGGCTCACGGGAGGATGGATGGCCTGAAGGGGCTGGGTTGCCATGGTAATGACGCCTCTGGCCGCAGTGGGTGGCACTGCCCTGATGTCGTAGAGGGGTCAGGGCTGAGCCGTGGGCAGCTTCCTCAAGGTGGTACAGTGTCAGAGAGTCTGGCAGGCCATCAGGACTTGGGGGGAAAGAGGCAAGAGCGCAAGGAATCGGGAGCTGAGTGACCTACCCATGATTACACCGCAAGGCACAGGCCAGGGACGGAGTCCAGGATCAAGCCTGGCCAGGGGCCAGATGGCAAAGCCAGAGGTCAGGGACGGAGCCAGAGAAGTCCACTAGTCAAGCCAGAGAGAACGGCTGCAGTGCTCCAAGAAGACCTGGCACTCTTCCCGTCAGGTTCAGCACAGGTGTCcagctttaattaattaattaattaattagttaattaattaattctataccacccttccaaaaatggctcagagcagtttacacagagaaataacaaacacataagatggatttctttccccaaagggctcacaatctcaaaagaaacataagatagacaccagcaacagtcactggagggtactGTGTtgggtgggtggatagggccagatgacGATCAGGGGTGTCTTCGCACCATCTGCTGACCAGCTGGGGAAACGCCACCTTTTCAATCCTACTTTTATTCTTGCTTGGAAAAGCCCTGGCTTGCTCATGGACTGACAGCAGGTGGCGCTAAGAATTTATCCACAATAACGTCATATGGACAGCGCCATGCACCTCCTGTCAGAATTTGTGCTGAAGCTGCAGTGAACCCCTATGTGGAAGAACCCCTTGAAATCCTGGCCAGACTTGCTTCAGGCAGGTGACGACTTCCACCCTCCCTGTTCTGCAGGAGGCGATGGCTGGTCCTCCTGAGTGGGGCCTGGCAGAACatgagagaggagggagaggtgagCAAGACAATATGCCCTTTGggccaggagcagagggaggaatGGGGAGGGCAAATTGCCCCGCTCTCCTCTGCTCCATCTTCTGCCCAGCTGCAGTCCACCTTGGCTTGATGGGACCACCGCTCAGAgagagagcttctgctttgcatgcaggaggactcaggttcactccctggcagcatctccaagtagggctggggaaacaggggTGTGCCAAACCGGTCtgctgtgaaccaggccagtccaAATGGTTTGATTGTGGACCAGCCCAGCCCTTGCTTAAGGGGGTCTGGTCTACGATGGAACCAGACTGATCCCAGTTTGCTTGCGGACCGGTTTCCCAGTTTCAGCAGCTGTGAAGGGGAATGTGGTGAGGATTCTCTTT
Coding sequences within it:
- the LOC128329363 gene encoding membrane-spanning 4-domains subfamily A member 8-like gives rise to the protein MSTSLVKVNGAEAAPVGSDKTVIHVTITQESALASLVKAVAAARGPKSAPTAAAGASPGRLRCNGEQKVLGGAQILLGLVCISLGVVVSLQNRYIRAVQTGAPFWMGSLFIISGTFSVVGERRRGFWVFVATVFNLASLVASSVALAEGVAEVPSPYSQPFNVDYLCKKQRPARPWWATPAPPSPSPVYDWRAAECKQTLANLMMIANTVQILLLIFSIAGLAIALFCFGCGLRDLCCSLRTVSEDYVAVGDVEVPPPYEDHRAKEAANGAGTG